In Salmonella enterica subsp. enterica serovar Typhimurium str. LT2, a single window of DNA contains:
- the yecS gene encoding putative ABC-type amino acid transporter (permease component; similar to E. coli putative transport system permease protein (former yecC) (AAC74985.1); Blastp hit to AAC74985.1 (222 aa), 93% identity in aa 1 - 222) has protein sequence MQESIQLVIESLPYLLKGAVFTLQLSIGGMFFGLLLGFVLALMRMSPLWPVRWLARFYISIFRGTPLIAQLFMIYYGLPQFGIELDPIPAAMIGLSLNTAAYTSETLRAAISAIDKGQWEAAASIGMTPWQTLRRAILPQAARVALPPLSNSFISLVKDTSLAATIQVPELFRQAQLITSRTLEVFTMYLAASLIYWVMATVLSALQNYFENQLNRQEREPK, from the coding sequence ATGCAAGAAAGTATCCAACTGGTTATTGAATCGCTGCCGTATTTGCTTAAAGGCGCCGTCTTTACCCTGCAACTGAGTATTGGCGGTATGTTTTTTGGTCTGCTGCTGGGATTTGTGCTGGCGCTGATGCGGATGTCTCCGCTATGGCCGGTTCGCTGGCTGGCGCGCTTTTATATCTCGATTTTTCGCGGTACGCCGCTTATCGCCCAGTTATTTATGATCTATTACGGCCTGCCGCAATTTGGTATTGAGCTGGACCCTATCCCGGCGGCGATGATTGGTTTATCGCTCAATACCGCGGCTTACACGTCCGAGACGCTGCGCGCGGCGATCTCGGCTATCGACAAGGGACAATGGGAAGCGGCGGCGAGCATTGGCATGACGCCGTGGCAAACGCTACGTCGCGCTATTTTGCCGCAGGCCGCTCGCGTCGCGCTTCCGCCGTTGAGCAACAGCTTTATCAGCCTGGTGAAAGATACGTCGCTCGCCGCGACGATTCAGGTGCCGGAGTTGTTCCGCCAGGCGCAGTTAATTACCTCGCGAACGCTGGAGGTGTTTACCATGTATCTGGCCGCGTCGTTAATCTACTGGGTAATGGCGACCGTCTTATCGGCACTGCAAAACTATTTTGAAAACCAGCTTAACCGCCAGGAGAGAGAGCCAAAATGA
- the tnpA_2 gene encoding transposase for IS200 (transposase for insertion sequence element is200 (SW:T200_SALTY)), which produces MGDEKSLAHTRWNCKYHIVFAPKYRRQAFYGEKRRAVGSILRKLCEWKNVRILEAECCADHIHMLLEIPPKMSVSSFMGYLKGKSSLMLYEQFGDLKFKYRNREFWCRGYYVDTVGKNTAKIQDYIKHQLEEDKMGEQLSIPYPGSPFTGRK; this is translated from the coding sequence ATGGGGGACGAAAAGAGCTTAGCGCACACCCGATGGAACTGTAAATATCACATAGTTTTCGCGCCCAAATACCGAAGACAAGCGTTCTATGGAGAGAAGCGTAGGGCAGTAGGCAGCATATTAAGAAAATTGTGTGAATGGAAAAACGTACGAATTCTGGAAGCAGAATGTTGTGCAGATCATATTCACATGCTTCTGGAGATCCCGCCGAAGATGAGTGTGTCGAGTTTCATGGGATATCTGAAGGGTAAAAGTAGTCTGATGCTTTACGAGCAGTTTGGGGATCTAAAATTCAAATACAGGAACAGGGAGTTCTGGTGCAGAGGGTACTATGTCGATACGGTGGGTAAGAACACGGCGAAGATACAGGACTACATAAAGCACCAGCTTGAAGAGGATAAAATGGGTGAGCAATTATCGATCCCGTATCCGGGCAGCCCGTTTACGGGCCGTAAGTAA
- the yecF gene encoding putative cytoplasmic protein (similar to E. coli orf, hypothetical protein (AAC74982.1); Blastp hit to AAC74982.1 (74 aa), 87% identity in aa 1 - 74), producing MSTPDFSTAENNQELATEVNCLKAMLTLMLQAMGQADAGRVILKMEKQIAQMDDEAQAAVFSSTVKQIKQAYRQ from the coding sequence ATGAGTACGCCTGATTTTTCCACCGCTGAGAATAATCAAGAACTGGCTACTGAAGTCAACTGCCTGAAAGCCATGTTAACGCTGATGCTGCAGGCGATGGGCCAGGCCGATGCAGGGCGCGTGATTCTTAAAATGGAAAAACAGATCGCGCAGATGGATGATGAAGCACAAGCGGCGGTATTTTCCAGTACGGTTAAGCAAATTAAACAGGCTTACCGCCAGTAG
- the fliZ gene encoding putative regulator of FliA (FLIZ protein. (SW:FLIZ_SALTY)), whose product MTVQQPKRRPLSRYLKDFKHSQTHCAHCHKLLDRITLVRRGKIVNKIAISQLDMLLDDAAWQREQKEWVALCRFCGDLHCKKQSDFFDIIGFKQYLFEQTEMSHGTVREYVVRLRRLGNYLSEQNISHDLLQDGFLDESLAPWLPETSTNNYRIALRKYQQYKAHQQIAPRQKSPFTASSDIY is encoded by the coding sequence ATGACGGTGCAGCAACCTAAAAGGCGGCCTTTGAGCCGCTATCTTAAAGACTTTAAACACAGCCAGACGCATTGCGCGCATTGTCACAAACTGCTCGACCGCATTACGCTGGTTCGCCGTGGCAAGATCGTTAATAAAATCGCTATTTCACAGCTGGATATGCTACTTGACGACGCTGCCTGGCAGCGGGAGCAGAAGGAGTGGGTGGCGCTGTGTCGCTTTTGCGGCGATTTGCACTGCAAAAAGCAGAGTGATTTTTTCGATATTATCGGTTTCAAGCAGTATTTGTTTGAACAAACCGAGATGAGCCATGGCACGGTGCGGGAATATGTCGTGCGTTTACGACGCCTTGGCAATTACCTCAGCGAGCAAAACATTTCCCACGATCTGCTGCAGGACGGTTTTCTCGATGAAAGCCTGGCGCCATGGTTGCCGGAAACCAGCACCAATAATTACCGTATCGCACTGCGTAAATACCAGCAATATAAAGCGCATCAGCAGATTGCGCCCAGACAGAAATCCCCCTTTACCGCCAGTTCTGATATATATTAA
- a CDS encoding putative inner membrane protein, whose product MHHAATFILWVTPPLFDQKTTTAIFSVAYGILRRLNICYRTFSLKHNEENK is encoded by the coding sequence ATGCATCACGCGGCAACGTTTATTTTGTGGGTAACCCCTCCGCTTTTTGATCAAAAAACAACCACTGCTATTTTTAGCGTAGCTTATGGTATACTCCGCCGCCTTAACATCTGCTATCGCACATTTTCACTGAAACATAACGAGGAAAATAAATGA
- the yecC gene encoding putative ABC-type polar amino acid transport system (ATPase component; similar to E. coli putative ATP-binding component of a transport system (AAC74984.1); Blastp hit to AAC74984.1 (250 aa), 92% identity in aa 1 - 250) produces the protein MSAIEVTNLVKKFHGQTVLHGIDLEVKPGEVVAIIGPSGSGKTTLLRCINLLEQPEAGTIKVGDIIIDTARPFSQQKGLIRQLRQHVGFVFQSFNLFPHRTVLENIIEGPVIVKGEPKAEATALARELLAKVGLAGKESRYPRRLSGGQQQRVAIARALAMRPEVILFDEPTSALDPELVGEVLNTIRQLAQEKRTMVIVTHEMSFARDVADRAIFMDQGQIVEQGPAKTLFADPQHPRTRQFLEKFLVK, from the coding sequence ATGAGTGCGATCGAAGTTACCAACCTGGTCAAAAAATTTCATGGTCAAACGGTGCTGCACGGTATTGACCTTGAGGTGAAGCCCGGAGAAGTCGTCGCCATTATCGGCCCGAGCGGCTCAGGGAAGACAACGTTATTACGCTGTATTAACCTGCTGGAACAACCGGAAGCGGGCACCATTAAAGTGGGCGATATTATCATCGATACCGCCCGCCCATTCAGCCAGCAAAAAGGGTTGATTCGCCAGCTACGCCAGCATGTCGGCTTTGTCTTTCAGAGTTTTAACCTGTTCCCGCATCGTACCGTGCTGGAAAATATCATTGAAGGTCCGGTGATTGTAAAGGGAGAGCCGAAAGCCGAGGCGACGGCGCTGGCGCGGGAACTGTTAGCCAAAGTCGGGTTGGCCGGTAAAGAGTCCCGTTATCCGCGCCGCCTGTCGGGCGGGCAACAGCAGCGCGTGGCGATTGCGCGCGCGCTGGCGATGCGCCCGGAAGTGATTCTGTTTGATGAGCCGACGTCGGCGCTTGATCCTGAATTAGTCGGCGAGGTGCTTAATACGATTCGCCAGCTGGCGCAGGAAAAGCGCACAATGGTGATCGTTACTCACGAAATGAGCTTTGCGCGTGACGTGGCTGATCGGGCAATATTTATGGATCAGGGGCAAATCGTCGAGCAGGGGCCGGCGAAAACCTTGTTCGCCGATCCTCAGCATCCGCGTACCCGCCAGTTCCTTGAGAAATTTTTAGTGAAATAA
- the uvrC gene encoding UvrC (forms a DNA excision repair enzyme with UvrAB; excinuclease ABC subunit C. (SW:UVRC_SALTY)) — MSEIFDAKAFLKTVTSQPGVYRMYDAGGTVIYVGKAKDLKKRLSSYFRSNLASRKTEALVAQIQHIDVTVTHTETEALLLEHNYIKLYQPRYNVLLRDDKSYPFIFLSGDTHPRLAMHRGAKHAKGEYFGPFPNGYAVRETLALLQKIFPIRQCENSVYRNRSRPCLQYQIGRCLGPCVAGLVSEEEYAQQVEYVRLFLSGKDDQVLTQLIARMEKASQDLAFEEAARIRDQIQAVRRVTEKQFVSNAGDDLDVIGVAFDAGMACVHVLFIRQGKVLGSRSYFPKVPGGTELGEVVETFVGQFYLQGSQMRTLPGEILLDFNLSDKTLLADSLSELAGRRIHVQTKPRGDRARYLKLARTNAATALITKLSQQSTITQRLSALAAVLKLPAIKRMECFDISHTMGEQTVASCVVFDANGPLRAEYRRYNIAGITPGDDYAAMNQVLRRRYGKAIEESKIPDVILIDGGKGQLAQAKAVFAELDVPWDKHRPLLLGVAKGADRKAGLETLFFEPEGEGFSLPPDSPALHVIQHIRDESHDHAIGGHRKKRAKVKNTSTLETIEGVGPKRRQMLLKYMGGLQGLRNASVEEIAKVPGISQGLAEKIFWSLKH, encoded by the coding sequence GTGAGTGAAATATTTGACGCAAAGGCGTTTTTGAAAACCGTTACCAGCCAACCCGGTGTCTATCGTATGTATGACGCCGGCGGTACGGTTATTTATGTCGGTAAAGCAAAAGACCTGAAAAAGCGTCTTTCCAGCTACTTTCGCAGCAACCTGGCTTCGCGTAAAACCGAAGCGCTAGTTGCGCAAATTCAACACATTGATGTCACGGTAACGCATACCGAAACGGAAGCGCTGCTGCTTGAGCATAATTACATCAAGTTGTATCAACCGCGTTACAACGTGTTGTTGCGTGATGATAAATCCTATCCTTTTATTTTTCTGAGCGGCGATACCCATCCGCGTCTGGCGATGCACCGTGGCGCCAAACATGCGAAAGGCGAGTACTTCGGCCCATTTCCTAATGGCTATGCCGTGCGGGAAACGCTGGCGCTGTTACAGAAAATTTTCCCTATCCGCCAGTGCGAAAACAGCGTATATCGCAACCGCTCGCGTCCTTGCCTGCAATATCAGATTGGCCGCTGTTTAGGCCCCTGCGTTGCAGGACTGGTCAGCGAGGAGGAGTATGCGCAACAGGTGGAGTATGTCCGGTTGTTTTTGTCCGGTAAGGACGACCAGGTCTTAACACAGCTGATTGCCCGGATGGAAAAGGCCAGCCAGGATCTGGCATTTGAAGAGGCGGCGCGTATTCGCGATCAGATCCAGGCGGTACGCCGGGTCACGGAAAAACAGTTTGTCTCCAATGCGGGCGACGATCTCGACGTTATCGGCGTGGCTTTTGATGCGGGTATGGCCTGTGTGCATGTGCTGTTTATTCGCCAGGGTAAGGTGCTGGGCAGCCGCAGCTATTTTCCAAAAGTACCTGGTGGTACGGAACTGGGCGAAGTGGTGGAAACCTTTGTCGGGCAGTTTTACCTGCAGGGTAGCCAGATGCGCACGCTACCGGGCGAGATACTGCTCGATTTTAATCTGAGTGATAAAACGCTGCTGGCCGATTCGTTGTCGGAACTTGCCGGACGGCGTATTCATGTCCAGACAAAACCGCGCGGCGATCGCGCCCGTTATCTCAAGCTGGCGCGGACCAACGCGGCAACGGCCTTAATCACTAAACTCTCGCAGCAGTCCACCATCACGCAGCGTTTGAGCGCGCTGGCGGCGGTATTAAAACTTCCTGCGATCAAGCGGATGGAATGTTTTGACATCAGCCATACCATGGGGGAGCAAACGGTCGCATCCTGTGTGGTATTTGACGCTAACGGGCCGTTACGCGCCGAGTATCGTCGTTATAATATCGCGGGCATCACGCCGGGTGATGACTACGCGGCGATGAATCAGGTGTTACGTCGGCGTTATGGCAAGGCCATAGAAGAAAGTAAGATTCCGGATGTTATTCTGATCGACGGCGGAAAAGGGCAGCTCGCCCAGGCGAAAGCCGTTTTCGCTGAGCTGGATGTCCCCTGGGATAAGCATCGTCCTTTGCTGCTTGGCGTCGCCAAAGGCGCGGACAGAAAGGCCGGTCTGGAAACACTCTTTTTTGAACCGGAAGGCGAGGGGTTTAGCCTGCCGCCGGACTCGCCGGCGCTGCATGTTATTCAGCATATTCGCGATGAGTCGCACGATCACGCGATCGGCGGGCACCGTAAAAAACGCGCGAAGGTTAAAAATACCAGTACGCTGGAAACTATTGAAGGCGTTGGGCCTAAACGTCGCCAGATGCTGCTGAAATATATGGGCGGTTTGCAAGGACTACGTAACGCCAGCGTAGAAGAAATTGCAAAAGTGCCGGGTATTTCGCAAGGTCTGGCAGAAAAGATCTTCTGGTCGTTGAAACATTGA
- the yedO gene encoding putative 1-cyclopropane-carboxylate deaminase (similar to E. coli putative 1-aminocyclopropane-1-carboxylate deaminase (AAC74986.1); Blastp hit to AAC74986.1 (360 aa), 90% identity in aa 33 - 360): MPLHHLTRFPRLEFIGAPTPLEYLPRLSDYLGREIYIKRDDVTPIAMGGNKLRKLEFLVADALREGADTLITAGAIQSNHVRQTAAVAAKLGLHCVALLENPIGTTAENYLTNGNRLLLDLFNTQIEMCDALTDPDAQLQTLATRIEAQGFRPYVIPVGGSSALGAMGYVESALEIAQQCEEVVGLSSVVVASGSAGTHAGLAVGLEHLMPDVELIGVTVSRSVAEQKPKVIALQQAIAGQLALTATADIHLWDDYFAPGYGVPNDAGMEAVKLLASLEGVLLDPVYTGKAMAGLIDGISQKRFNDDGPILFIHTGGAPALFAYHPHV; encoded by the coding sequence ATGCCACTACATCACTTAACGCGCTTCCCTCGCCTGGAGTTTATCGGCGCGCCGACCCCGCTCGAATACCTGCCGCGATTGTCTGATTATCTTGGCCGTGAGATTTACATTAAGCGCGATGACGTTACGCCCATTGCAATGGGCGGCAATAAACTGCGCAAGCTGGAGTTTTTGGTGGCCGACGCGCTGCGAGAAGGGGCGGATACGCTGATAACCGCAGGGGCGATTCAGTCGAACCATGTCCGTCAGACGGCGGCAGTCGCGGCCAAATTGGGACTGCATTGCGTCGCCTTGCTGGAAAATCCAATCGGTACCACCGCGGAAAATTACCTGACGAATGGTAATCGCCTGTTACTGGATTTATTTAATACGCAAATTGAGATGTGCGATGCGCTAACCGATCCGGATGCGCAGCTGCAAACGCTGGCGACGCGCATTGAAGCGCAAGGGTTCAGGCCCTATGTGATTCCGGTCGGCGGTTCCAGCGCGCTGGGGGCAATGGGATACGTAGAGAGCGCCCTGGAAATCGCCCAGCAGTGTGAAGAGGTCGTCGGGCTCTCTTCGGTGGTGGTGGCCTCCGGCAGCGCCGGAACGCACGCCGGGTTAGCTGTCGGGCTGGAACATCTGATGCCGGATGTCGAACTGATTGGCGTGACCGTTTCACGTTCTGTCGCCGAGCAGAAACCCAAAGTGATTGCCTTGCAGCAGGCTATTGCCGGTCAGCTGGCGCTGACGGCGACGGCGGATATCCATTTATGGGATGACTATTTTGCCCCGGGTTACGGCGTGCCAAATGACGCGGGGATGGAGGCGGTGAAACTGCTGGCGAGCCTGGAGGGGGTGCTGCTGGATCCGGTATATACCGGTAAAGCGATGGCGGGTCTGATAGACGGCATCAGCCAGAAACGCTTTAACGATGACGGGCCGATTCTCTTTATTCACACCGGTGGGGCGCCTGCGCTGTTTGCCTACCATCCTCATGTATAA
- the sdiA gene encoding transcriptional regulator of ftsQAZ gene cluster (LuxR/UhpA family; similar to E. coli transcriptional regulator of ftsQAZ gene cluster (AAC74983.1); Blastp hit to AAC74983.1 (240 aa), 71% identity in aa 1 - 240) codes for MQENDFFTWRRAMLLRFQEMAAAEDVYTELQYQTQRLEFDYYALCVRHPVPFTRPKISLRTTYPPAWVTHYQSENYFAIDPVLKPENFRQGHLHWDDVLFHEAKAMWDAAQRFGLRRGVTQCVMLPNRALGFLSFSRSSLRCSSFTYDEVELRLQLLARESLSALTRFEDDMVMAPEMRFSKREKEILKWTAEGKTSSEIAIILSISENTVNFHQKNMQKKFNAPNKTQIACYAAATGLI; via the coding sequence ATGCAGGAAAATGATTTCTTCACCTGGCGACGCGCAATGTTGTTACGCTTTCAGGAGATGGCGGCAGCAGAGGATGTTTATACTGAATTGCAATATCAGACACAGCGGCTGGAATTTGATTATTATGCCCTGTGTGTTCGTCATCCCGTCCCCTTTACCCGGCCTAAAATATCGCTTCGTACCACTTATCCTCCGGCGTGGGTAACGCATTACCAGTCCGAAAACTATTTCGCGATCGATCCGGTATTAAAGCCGGAAAATTTCAGGCAGGGTCATTTACATTGGGATGACGTGCTATTTCATGAAGCGAAGGCGATGTGGGATGCCGCCCAGCGTTTCGGATTACGCAGAGGCGTAACCCAGTGTGTGATGTTGCCGAACCGGGCGCTGGGCTTTTTATCTTTCTCCCGTAGCAGTTTACGCTGCTCCTCGTTTACCTACGACGAAGTGGAGCTGAGGTTGCAACTGCTGGCGCGGGAGAGTCTTTCGGCGCTGACAAGATTTGAAGACGACATGGTGATGGCGCCTGAAATGCGTTTCAGTAAACGTGAGAAAGAGATTCTGAAGTGGACGGCGGAAGGGAAGACCTCATCGGAGATCGCCATTATTCTGTCGATTTCTGAAAATACCGTTAACTTCCATCAGAAAAATATGCAGAAGAAATTCAATGCGCCAAATAAAACACAGATTGCCTGCTACGCTGCGGCGACAGGTCTGATATGA
- the uvrY gene encoding putative LuxR/UhpA family response regulator (similar to E. coli putative 2-component transcriptional regulator (AAC74981.1); Blastp hit to AAC74981.1 (218 aa), 96% identity in aa 1 - 218) yields the protein MINVLLVDDHELVRAGIRRILEDIKGIKVVGEACCGEDAVKWCRTNAVDVVLMDMNMPGIGGLEATRKIARSTADIKVIMLTVHTENPLPAKVMQAGAAGYLSKGAAPQEVVSAIRSVYSGQRYIASDIAQQMALSQIEPAKTETPFASLSERELQIMLMITKGQKVNEISEQLNLSPKTVNSYRYRMFSKLNIHGDVELTHLAIRHGLCNAETLTSQ from the coding sequence TTGATCAACGTTCTTCTTGTTGATGACCACGAACTGGTGCGCGCAGGGATACGACGCATTCTTGAAGATATAAAGGGCATTAAAGTTGTCGGTGAAGCGTGCTGCGGAGAGGATGCGGTAAAATGGTGCCGTACTAACGCCGTTGACGTCGTGCTGATGGATATGAACATGCCCGGTATTGGCGGCCTTGAGGCGACGCGTAAAATTGCCCGCTCGACAGCGGATATCAAAGTGATCATGCTGACCGTCCATACGGAGAACCCGTTGCCCGCCAAAGTGATGCAGGCTGGCGCAGCTGGCTATCTCAGCAAAGGCGCTGCGCCTCAGGAGGTGGTGAGCGCTATTCGTTCGGTGTATTCCGGACAACGTTATATCGCCTCCGATATCGCTCAGCAGATGGCGCTCAGTCAGATTGAGCCTGCAAAAACGGAAACGCCGTTCGCCAGTTTGTCTGAACGCGAGTTGCAGATTATGCTGATGATCACCAAGGGTCAGAAGGTCAATGAGATTTCAGAACAGCTGAATCTCAGTCCTAAAACGGTGAACAGCTATCGCTATCGTATGTTCAGTAAATTAAACATTCATGGTGATGTTGAGCTGACTCACCTGGCAATCCGCCATGGCCTGTGTAATGCGGAGACGTTAACAAGCCAGTGA
- the fliA gene encoding sigma F (sigma 28) factor of RNA polymerase (transcription of late flagellar genes (class 3a and 3b operons); RNA polymerase sigma factor for flagellar operon (sigma-f factor)(sigma-27) (sigma-28). (SW:FLIA_SALTY)), with translation MNSLYTAEGVMDKHSLWQRYVPLVRHEALRLQVRLPASVELDDLLQAGGIGLLNAVDRYDALQGTAFTTYAVQRIRGAMLDELRSRDWVPRSVRRNAREVAQAMGQLEQELGRNATETEVAERLGIPVAEYRQMLLDTNNSQLFSYDEWREEHGDSIELVTEEHQQENPLHQLLEGDLRQRVMDAIESLPEREQLVLTLYYQEELNLKEIGAVLEVGESRVSQLHSQAIKRLRTKLGKL, from the coding sequence GTGAATTCACTGTATACCGCTGAAGGTGTAATGGATAAACACTCGCTGTGGCAGCGTTATGTACCGCTGGTGCGTCACGAAGCATTGCGCCTGCAGGTGCGATTGCCGGCGAGCGTGGAACTGGACGATCTGCTACAAGCGGGCGGCATCGGGTTATTAAATGCGGTCGACCGATATGACGCTTTGCAAGGAACGGCATTTACCACTTACGCAGTGCAGCGTATTCGTGGGGCGATGCTGGATGAATTACGCAGCCGCGATTGGGTGCCGCGTAGCGTCCGGCGTAATGCCCGCGAAGTGGCGCAGGCGATGGGACAACTGGAGCAGGAACTGGGGCGTAATGCGACGGAAACCGAAGTGGCGGAACGTCTTGGCATCCCTGTTGCGGAGTATCGTCAGATGTTGCTCGATACCAACAACAGCCAACTTTTCTCTTACGATGAGTGGCGGGAAGAGCATGGCGATAGCATCGAACTGGTGACTGAAGAACATCAACAGGAAAACCCGTTACATCAACTGCTGGAGGGCGACCTGCGACAGCGGGTAATGGATGCGATTGAATCGCTGCCGGAACGCGAGCAACTGGTGTTAACGCTGTATTACCAGGAAGAGCTCAATCTCAAAGAGATTGGCGCGGTACTGGAAGTCGGCGAATCGCGGGTCAGCCAGTTGCATAGTCAGGCCATCAAACGATTACGCACCAAACTGGGTAAGTTATAG
- the fliY gene encoding putative periplasmic binding transport protein (similar to E. coli putative periplasmic binding transport protein (AAC74987.1); Blastp hit to AAC74987.1 (266 aa), 92% identity in aa 1 - 266) — translation MKLALLGRQALMGVMAVALVAGMSAKSFADEGLLNKVKERGTLLVGLEGTYPPFSFQGEDGKLTGFEVDFAEALAKHLGVKASLKPTKWDGMLASLDAKRIDVVINQVTISDVRKKKYDFSTPYTVSGIQALVKKGNEGTIKTAADLQGKKVGVGLGTNYEEWLRQHVQGVDIRTYDDDPTKYQDLRVGRIDAILVDRLAALDLVKKTKGTLAVTGDAFSRQESGVALRKGNEDLLKAVDNAIAEMQKDGTLKALSEKWFGADVTQ, via the coding sequence ATGAAATTAGCACTGCTGGGACGTCAGGCACTGATGGGAGTAATGGCTGTAGCGCTGGTGGCGGGAATGAGCGCGAAGAGCTTTGCCGATGAGGGTTTGCTGAACAAAGTTAAAGAACGCGGCACGCTGCTGGTAGGGCTGGAAGGTACCTATCCGCCGTTTAGCTTTCAGGGCGAAGACGGCAAATTAACCGGTTTTGAAGTCGATTTCGCCGAGGCGTTGGCAAAACATCTGGGCGTTAAAGCGTCGTTGAAGCCGACCAAATGGGACGGAATGCTGGCGTCGCTGGACGCTAAACGTATTGATGTGGTGATAAACCAGGTCACGATTTCAGACGTCCGCAAGAAAAAATATGATTTCTCTACGCCTTATACTGTCTCCGGCATTCAGGCGCTGGTGAAAAAAGGCAATGAAGGCACGATCAAAACGGCTGCCGATCTGCAGGGCAAAAAAGTCGGCGTTGGGCTGGGGACTAACTATGAAGAGTGGCTACGTCAACATGTGCAGGGCGTGGATATCCGTACCTATGACGATGATCCTACAAAATACCAGGATCTGCGCGTAGGCCGTATTGACGCGATTTTAGTCGATCGTCTGGCGGCGCTGGATCTGGTGAAAAAAACCAAAGGTACGCTGGCCGTCACCGGTGATGCGTTTTCGCGTCAGGAGTCCGGCGTTGCGTTACGTAAAGGCAACGAAGACTTGCTGAAGGCGGTAGATAACGCCATTGCGGAAATGCAAAAAGATGGCACCTTAAAAGCGCTCTCTGAAAAATGGTTTGGCGCTGACGTGACCCAATAA